From Flavobacteriales bacterium, a single genomic window includes:
- a CDS encoding glycosyltransferase family 39 protein has translation MSKFLRNSVFFLIVGFSTILHFKHFPKDLMSIHVWRQTQTQSTIDNFYEEDMNILNPKRNDRGDGDGIFRMEFPLMQWLVAVLFKIFGKHIIISRIFMFIVGLITTLGMYQLLQALFRRPVLSMIGAWTFTFSPSFFYYTINPLPDNLALCLSLWGLVFFFQWYNKPKKWLLTLCGVFLSLGALCKLPFIAFYAIPLAYFAKRFLSTGNLSAKVISSAIRVFGLSILPLSWYASVIPDWSGNPIVQGMLNNQKSISKILDYYQHNLFSTLPELLLNYGSVLFFLSAFYFLIKKKAFRDARFMFLVSLSAVLLAYFFFEVNAIAKIHDYYLFPFYPLLFVLVSYGAYHLIHSGGGKKYLAYALLILLPITCYLRMQARWNPDAPGFNKDLLLFKEELRNAVPKDALVVAGNDESHFIFFYYIDKKGWGFHEDQLNFDQLLDMVNCGAEFLYSDSKKVSTNPVIAPLLEEMVIEKGSIKIFRLKSSPSRDLNEDMTP, from the coding sequence ATGAGCAAGTTCCTGAGAAATAGTGTTTTCTTTCTGATCGTTGGATTCAGCACAATCCTCCACTTCAAGCATTTTCCAAAAGACCTCATGAGTATTCATGTTTGGAGGCAGACGCAAACACAGTCTACCATCGACAACTTCTATGAAGAAGACATGAATATTTTGAACCCCAAGCGAAACGACCGTGGGGACGGCGATGGGATATTTCGCATGGAATTTCCACTCATGCAATGGCTGGTCGCTGTATTGTTCAAAATTTTTGGAAAGCACATTATTATCTCAAGGATATTCATGTTCATAGTTGGTCTTATAACCACACTGGGCATGTATCAACTCCTTCAGGCATTGTTTAGAAGACCGGTCTTGTCCATGATCGGGGCCTGGACATTCACATTCTCTCCCAGTTTCTTCTATTATACTATAAACCCACTTCCTGATAACCTGGCTCTCTGTTTATCTCTTTGGGGGCTCGTTTTCTTCTTTCAATGGTATAATAAACCTAAGAAATGGTTACTGACACTATGTGGGGTTTTCCTTTCGCTTGGAGCATTGTGCAAGCTTCCTTTTATAGCTTTCTACGCGATTCCGTTGGCCTATTTTGCCAAACGTTTTCTTTCGACCGGAAACCTAAGTGCGAAAGTTATTTCTTCGGCTATCCGTGTATTCGGGTTATCAATTTTACCCTTATCATGGTACGCCAGCGTCATACCCGATTGGAGTGGGAATCCGATCGTGCAGGGTATGCTCAATAACCAAAAATCGATTTCAAAAATTCTGGACTATTATCAGCACAACTTATTCTCTACCCTTCCCGAACTACTGTTGAATTATGGTTCGGTATTGTTCTTCCTTTCAGCGTTCTATTTTCTAATCAAAAAGAAGGCTTTTCGCGATGCTCGCTTCATGTTTCTAGTTAGCCTTAGCGCAGTCTTATTGGCCTATTTTTTTTTCGAAGTCAATGCCATTGCAAAGATCCACGACTACTACCTTTTCCCCTTTTATCCTTTGCTCTTTGTTCTCGTTTCATATGGTGCTTATCACCTTATACACTCCGGAGGTGGAAAGAAGTATTTGGCCTATGCTCTCTTGATCCTTCTTCCAATTACTTGCTACTTGCGCATGCAAGCCCGTTGGAACCCTGATGCCCCTGGGTTTAATAAAGATTTACTCCTTTTCAAAGAAGAGTTGCGAAACGCAGTTCCAAAAGATGCCTTAGTGGTTGCGGGTAACGACGAATCCCATTTCATCTTCTTTTACTACATCGATAAAAAAGGCTGGGGGTTCCATGAAGACCAACTCAATTTCGACCAGCTCCTTGACATGGTCAACTGCGGCGCAGAGTTTTTGTATTCCGATTCAAAAAAAGTCAGCACTAATCCTGTTATAGCCCCTCTGCTGGAAGAGATGGTCATAGAAAAAGGATCTATTAAAATCTTCCGCCTGAAGTCCTCACCATCCCGAGATTTGAACGAAGATATGACCCCTTAA
- the rnr gene encoding ribonuclease R, with protein MAKRNKGGNLKFKKKELQRRVLRTYRENAGKVLNHKQVASQLGITNAHDRNLIVQIIATLATEGVLEQVDRGKFRAKRKQRHYTGWVDMTKSGGGYIVLEDTDEDDLWVAPRNMKHALHGDYVRVYAHARRRNKKPEGEIEEILERARTEFVGKIEISKQFAFLVPDNPRMHTDIYIALDKLKGAKHGQIALVKMTDWPELATSPFGEVIDVLGNPGEADAEMHAVLAEYGLPYRFPEEVEQAAAKIPKELDPKEIERRRDMRDVTTFTIDPVDAKDFDDALSVKVLGDGLYEIGVHIADVSHYVTPGDIIDREAYERATSVYLVDRVVPMLPEVLSNGLCSLRPNEEKFTFSAVFKMNDNAEILNSWFGRTMTKSDKRFAYEDAQKILEGADGEMENELHLLNRLAKKMRAKRMKAGAISFHSVEVKFNLDDNGKPLGVYFKESKDANKLIEEFMLLANRKVAEFVGRTPEGKFSNKTMVYRVHDEPDPTKVAEFNNFVKQFGYRMTLTNRKTITNSLNSILDEVQGKPEENMIEKLAVRTMSKAVYTTENIGHYGLSFDFYTHFTSPIRRYPDVMVHRLLQHYLDGNQQPKDADKYEARCDHSSEREKMAAQAERASIKYMQVLYMSAHIGEEYLGVISGVTQWGIFIEVNDNKREGLVRLSTIDDDVYTFEESSYSIIGEYTGKIYQLGDTVMVRVARADLNQKQLDFELVLGDEG; from the coding sequence ATGGCAAAACGCAATAAAGGCGGCAACCTGAAATTCAAAAAGAAGGAACTACAACGCCGCGTCCTTCGTACCTACCGGGAAAACGCCGGTAAAGTACTCAATCACAAACAAGTCGCGTCCCAACTGGGCATTACGAACGCGCACGACCGAAACCTCATAGTACAGATCATCGCCACCCTCGCCACCGAAGGGGTGCTCGAACAGGTCGATAGAGGAAAATTCCGCGCCAAGCGAAAACAGCGACACTACACCGGCTGGGTCGATATGACCAAGAGTGGCGGCGGTTATATCGTACTCGAAGATACCGACGAAGACGACCTTTGGGTAGCACCGCGGAACATGAAGCACGCGCTGCACGGCGATTACGTCCGGGTATATGCCCATGCGCGGCGACGTAATAAAAAGCCCGAGGGCGAGATCGAAGAAATTTTGGAGCGCGCACGCACCGAGTTCGTGGGTAAAATCGAGATCAGCAAGCAATTTGCCTTCCTCGTGCCCGATAACCCGCGCATGCACACCGACATTTACATTGCCCTCGATAAACTCAAAGGAGCCAAGCACGGGCAAATCGCCTTGGTCAAAATGACCGACTGGCCCGAATTGGCCACCTCGCCCTTTGGCGAAGTGATCGACGTACTCGGAAACCCCGGTGAGGCCGACGCCGAAATGCACGCCGTGCTGGCCGAATACGGCTTGCCCTACCGCTTCCCCGAAGAAGTGGAGCAGGCCGCCGCTAAAATCCCTAAAGAACTCGACCCTAAAGAGATCGAACGCCGGCGCGATATGCGCGACGTCACCACCTTTACCATTGATCCGGTCGATGCCAAGGATTTCGACGACGCCCTGTCTGTTAAAGTATTGGGTGACGGACTCTATGAGATCGGCGTGCATATCGCCGATGTGTCTCATTACGTAACCCCCGGCGATATTATCGACCGCGAGGCCTACGAACGAGCCACTTCGGTTTACTTGGTGGACCGTGTGGTGCCCATGCTGCCCGAAGTACTCTCGAACGGACTTTGTTCGCTGCGACCCAATGAAGAGAAATTCACTTTTTCGGCCGTGTTCAAAATGAACGACAACGCCGAGATCTTGAATTCGTGGTTTGGCCGTACGATGACCAAATCCGACAAGCGCTTTGCTTATGAAGACGCGCAAAAGATCCTCGAAGGCGCCGATGGCGAAATGGAAAATGAACTGCACTTGCTCAATCGTCTCGCTAAAAAGATGCGGGCGAAACGCATGAAGGCCGGGGCCATCTCGTTTCACAGTGTGGAGGTAAAATTCAACCTCGACGACAACGGAAAACCCTTGGGCGTTTACTTTAAAGAATCAAAAGACGCCAACAAGCTCATTGAGGAATTTATGCTCTTGGCCAACCGCAAGGTGGCCGAATTCGTGGGTCGCACGCCAGAAGGCAAGTTCAGCAACAAAACCATGGTGTACCGGGTGCACGATGAGCCGGATCCGACCAAGGTCGCGGAGTTCAACAACTTTGTAAAACAGTTTGGCTACCGCATGACCCTCACCAACCGCAAAACCATCACCAATTCGCTGAACAGTATTCTCGATGAGGTGCAGGGTAAGCCCGAGGAGAACATGATCGAAAAACTAGCGGTCCGAACCATGTCTAAGGCGGTTTATACCACCGAGAACATAGGGCATTACGGTTTGTCGTTCGACTTTTACACCCATTTCACTTCGCCCATTCGGAGGTATCCGGACGTCATGGTGCACCGACTTCTGCAGCATTACCTCGACGGCAATCAACAACCTAAAGATGCCGACAAGTACGAGGCGCGATGTGACCACAGCAGTGAGCGTGAAAAAATGGCCGCTCAAGCCGAGCGCGCCAGCATCAAGTATATGCAGGTGCTGTATATGTCGGCCCACATCGGCGAAGAGTACCTCGGTGTTATTTCCGGAGTCACTCAATGGGGTATTTTCATAGAGGTCAACGACAACAAGCGCGAAGGTCTCGTGCGACTATCTACGATCGACGACGATGTCTACACCTTCGAAGAGTCGAGCTACAGCATCATTGGCGAGTACACGGGAAAGATCTACCAACTCGGCGATACGGTCATGGTGCGTGTGGCACGGGCCGATCTCAATCAGAAACAGCTCGACTTTGAGTTGGTTTTAGGAGATGAGGGTTAA
- a CDS encoding RNA polymerase sigma factor, with protein MRLINLGNSEQQLIKKCLKGERKAQKALYDRYSGKMLGVCRRYVRSTYDAEEVLSNGFIKVFNKLEYYQDEGSFEGWIRKIMVREALNFLRSQKDFFDETEDATLERLEPVAEQHELEAQDLMKLIDELPTGYRTVFNLFAIEGYSHQEIAYELSISEGTSKSQLSKARKMLQSRMTELEYQQL; from the coding sequence GTGCGACTGATCAACCTCGGAAATTCGGAACAGCAGCTGATTAAAAAGTGCCTCAAAGGGGAGCGCAAAGCTCAAAAGGCACTTTATGATCGCTACTCGGGCAAGATGCTCGGGGTTTGTCGCCGCTACGTACGGAGCACGTACGATGCCGAAGAAGTACTGTCGAACGGTTTCATCAAGGTCTTTAACAAATTGGAATACTATCAAGACGAGGGGAGTTTCGAAGGCTGGATCCGCAAGATCATGGTGCGCGAGGCACTGAATTTTCTGCGCAGTCAAAAGGACTTCTTCGACGAAACCGAGGACGCCACTCTGGAGCGGTTAGAGCCGGTGGCCGAGCAGCACGAACTGGAGGCACAGGACCTCATGAAGTTGATCGATGAGCTGCCAACCGGATACCGTACGGTGTTCAACCTCTTCGCCATCGAAGGGTACAGTCACCAAGAGATCGCCTACGAACTCAGTATTTCGGAAGGCACGTCCAAAAGCCAATTGAGCAAGGCCCGCAAGATGTTACAAAGTAGAATGACCGAATTAGAATATCAACAGCTATGA
- a CDS encoding anti-sigma factor codes for MNATDKKFREDLEGYEVKPSESVWERIEGSLPQREDAKAPVLWYRWAAAAAIVLVFGLGWMSREWTGTPANDQIAAKPTEELEEAKGSEGGDSSGSSDISDSSGISDEGDESASEENTSPVEKATYNTNETDNTSNTVVRDSEEKISLPRASVNLASLSDPAERQQASDKRKKFKVELQFAQPDHRALIAQANPPKQSITEFASSQWEALNSLKLGQLENPRGKVALPRIDKNSLPKIEKGALGKLFNRSK; via the coding sequence ATGAATGCTACCGACAAAAAATTTCGCGAAGACCTCGAGGGCTACGAGGTAAAGCCCAGCGAATCCGTTTGGGAGCGTATCGAAGGTTCTCTCCCTCAGCGGGAGGATGCTAAAGCTCCCGTGCTTTGGTACCGATGGGCCGCGGCGGCCGCCATTGTGCTCGTTTTCGGCCTCGGCTGGATGAGCCGCGAGTGGACCGGCACCCCGGCGAACGACCAAATTGCCGCCAAGCCGACCGAGGAGTTGGAAGAAGCGAAAGGAAGTGAGGGAGGTGATAGTAGCGGTAGCAGTGATATAAGTGATAGCAGTGGCATAAGTGATGAGGGTGATGAAAGCGCGTCTGAGGAGAATACATCTCCTGTTGAGAAAGCCACTTATAACACTAATGAAACTGATAACACCTCTAACACTGTCGTGCGCGATAGCGAAGAAAAGATCAGCCTCCCGCGGGCATCAGTAAACCTGGCGTCGCTCTCGGATCCTGCCGAAAGGCAGCAAGCATCCGACAAGCGCAAGAAGTTCAAGGTGGAGTTACAGTTCGCCCAGCCCGATCACCGCGCCCTCATCGCGCAGGCGAATCCGCCCAAGCAAAGCATCACAGAATTCGCAAGCAGTCAGTGGGAAGCGCTGAACAGCCTGAAACTGGGACAACTCGAGAATCCACGTGGCAAGGTGGCCTTGCCCAGGATCGACAAGAACAGCTTGCCGAAGATCGAGAAGGGCGCGCTTGGAAAGCTCTTTAACCGAAGCAAGTAA
- a CDS encoding outer membrane beta-barrel protein — MKTKTLKLAMALLAGLFVSMPTFAAGVPGGEGDTVIIESNGTKIIIQTDSSSGLNGLSSVDINRMVQEITRSMTAASEEMAREMKAIEEARKAGEISDDEAEERRERAEEELERQVEAMEEELEAQMEALELLNEEMGRRVIIEAMGDDEEDFDYEFNRESDDDEWDEDWDEDWNWDWDDEGDPTIGYFDLSIGLNNYLDADGQFPAAGTDDYALRTWSMHWGLGFGAKTRLGNENSPAHIKYGIEMAWSNYNYEGTHIPVKTEDETIFPDNLQSSYDKNKMNVTTLNIPLMLQLDFSDNRATENGFNMGIGGYAGLRIGSSGKFKYREGNNEKVNTKVKSDFFLTDFQYGLQAQIGVAGVNFFARYALNTLFQENRGPELTPVVFGIVL; from the coding sequence ATGAAAACCAAAACCCTGAAATTAGCGATGGCCTTGTTGGCGGGCCTTTTCGTAAGTATGCCAACGTTCGCGGCCGGAGTTCCCGGTGGCGAAGGAGACACAGTAATCATTGAATCGAACGGTACCAAGATCATTATTCAGACCGACTCGAGCAGTGGCCTCAACGGTTTGTCGAGTGTCGACATCAACCGTATGGTGCAGGAGATCACACGCAGCATGACCGCTGCCAGCGAAGAAATGGCTCGCGAAATGAAGGCCATTGAAGAGGCGCGCAAAGCCGGCGAGATCAGCGACGACGAGGCTGAAGAGCGACGCGAGCGCGCAGAAGAAGAACTCGAGCGCCAAGTTGAGGCCATGGAAGAAGAACTCGAAGCTCAAATGGAAGCCCTGGAACTCCTCAATGAAGAAATGGGGCGCCGTGTGATCATCGAGGCCATGGGCGATGATGAAGAAGATTTTGATTACGAATTCAACCGGGAGTCGGACGACGATGAGTGGGATGAGGACTGGGATGAGGACTGGAATTGGGACTGGGACGATGAAGGCGATCCTACCATCGGTTACTTCGACCTGAGCATCGGACTCAATAACTACCTCGATGCCGACGGACAATTCCCCGCTGCCGGAACGGACGATTACGCTTTGCGCACTTGGAGCATGCACTGGGGGCTTGGCTTTGGAGCTAAAACACGCCTCGGTAACGAAAACAGTCCGGCCCACATCAAGTACGGAATCGAAATGGCCTGGAGCAACTACAACTACGAAGGAACCCATATTCCGGTGAAAACCGAAGATGAAACAATTTTTCCTGACAATCTGCAGTCTTCGTACGACAAAAACAAAATGAACGTCACCACCTTGAACATTCCCCTGATGTTGCAACTCGACTTCAGCGATAATCGCGCTACTGAAAACGGGTTCAATATGGGCATCGGAGGGTACGCCGGGCTCCGCATCGGGTCGAGCGGAAAGTTCAAGTATCGCGAAGGCAACAACGAAAAGGTTAATACCAAGGTGAAGTCGGACTTCTTCTTGACGGATTTTCAATATGGTTTGCAAGCCCAGATCGGGGTGGCCGGAGTAAACTTCTTCGCACGCTATGCCCTCAACACACTTTTCCAAGAAAACCGCGGCCCGGAACTTACTCCGGTAGTTTTCGGAATCGTGCTGTAA
- a CDS encoding cupin domain-containing protein, protein MSRIDELVEALKLKPHPEGGFFRENYRSERYIPQEALHKAYRGSRSQSTAIYFLLPKTSFSAWHRIHQDEIWHHYEGGVIRIHMISILGNYARVDVGKDLAAGQEYQVIIPGQTWFACEVVEGDYALAGCTVAPGFDFSDFQMPTRAEMLGKYSEHEEVITRLTRE, encoded by the coding sequence ATGAGTAGGATCGATGAATTAGTCGAGGCTTTAAAACTGAAGCCTCACCCCGAGGGCGGATTCTTTCGCGAGAACTACCGGAGCGAACGCTATATTCCGCAAGAAGCACTTCACAAGGCCTATCGCGGGTCGCGCAGCCAGAGCACCGCCATCTACTTTCTCTTACCCAAAACTTCCTTTTCGGCATGGCACCGTATCCATCAAGATGAGATCTGGCACCATTACGAAGGAGGGGTCATTCGGATCCATATGATCAGCATCCTCGGAAACTACGCCCGGGTCGATGTCGGCAAGGATCTGGCCGCAGGCCAAGAATACCAAGTCATTATTCCCGGACAAACGTGGTTTGCTTGCGAAGTCGTTGAAGGAGATTATGCCTTGGCCGGATGCACCGTTGCTCCTGGATTCGATTTTTCGGATTTTCAAATGCCTACTCGGGCCGAAATGCTCGGGAAATATTCCGAACACGAAGAAGTCATTACGCGGTTGACGCGGGAATGA
- the paaK gene encoding phenylacetate-CoA oxygenase/reductase subunit PaaK: MMPHFHTLAVAEIRRETEECVSIAFDVPETLASEYQYIQGQYLTLKTDIDGEEVRRSYSICSCPLDNELRVAVKEVPGGKFSTYANQELSPGDELKVMTPIGKFYTELDASNGKHYVAFVAGSGITPVMSIMKSVLRTEPNSYFTLFYGNKNFDSIIFRDEIEALKNDYLQRLSVYHLLSREITDAPLFNGRLSGEKANHFLDRLFDWKKVDEFFLCGPGEMIMDIKDTLIQKGVDKKKVHFELFTTPGQPKAAPKPVVEKAEEDYDSQLEVTLDGITYSFGLDEDGPNVLDAALHHGADVPFACKGAVCCTCKAKVLEGEVEMEMNYALEDGELEAKYVLTCQSHPRTAKVSISFDE, encoded by the coding sequence ATCATGCCTCATTTTCATACGCTTGCGGTCGCAGAGATCCGCCGCGAAACCGAGGAGTGCGTCAGCATTGCCTTCGACGTACCTGAAACGCTCGCCTCCGAGTACCAATACATTCAAGGGCAATACCTGACCCTCAAAACAGATATCGATGGCGAGGAAGTTCGCCGTTCTTACTCCATTTGCAGCTGTCCGCTCGACAACGAATTACGCGTTGCAGTGAAGGAGGTTCCGGGCGGAAAATTCTCGACCTATGCTAATCAGGAACTCAGCCCGGGTGATGAACTCAAGGTCATGACACCCATCGGAAAGTTCTACACCGAGCTCGATGCCTCCAACGGCAAGCACTATGTAGCCTTCGTCGCCGGGTCCGGAATCACGCCGGTGATGTCGATCATGAAGTCGGTTTTGCGCACCGAACCCAACAGTTATTTCACGTTGTTCTACGGAAACAAGAATTTCGACAGTATCATCTTCCGCGACGAGATCGAGGCACTCAAAAACGATTACCTCCAGCGACTGAGCGTGTACCACTTGCTCAGTCGTGAGATCACCGACGCCCCTCTTTTTAATGGTCGCCTCAGCGGCGAGAAGGCCAATCATTTCCTCGATCGACTCTTCGACTGGAAAAAGGTTGATGAGTTCTTTTTGTGCGGGCCAGGCGAAATGATCATGGACATTAAGGACACCCTCATTCAAAAAGGGGTCGACAAGAAAAAGGTGCACTTCGAACTCTTTACTACCCCAGGACAGCCAAAAGCTGCCCCAAAACCGGTAGTCGAAAAGGCCGAAGAAGATTACGATAGCCAATTAGAGGTAACCCTGGACGGAATTACCTACAGTTTCGGTCTCGACGAGGATGGACCCAATGTACTCGACGCCGCTTTGCACCACGGTGCTGATGTTCCCTTTGCATGCAAAGGGGCAGTGTGCTGTACTTGTAAAGCCAAAGTGCTCGAGGGAGAAGTCGAAATGGAAATGAACTACGCTCTCGAGGACGGTGAGCTCGAGGCCAAATATGTCCTTACCTGTCAATCGCATCCGCGCACTGCAAAAGTGAGCATCAGTTTCGATGAGTAG
- the paaA gene encoding 1,2-phenylacetyl-CoA epoxidase subunit A — MDEKKLEEAFQAKIDREEKIEPRDWMPEAYRKTLIRQISQHAHSEVVGMLPEANWITRAPSLRRKAALLAKIQDEAGHGLYLYSAVETLGVKREDTIDDLHTGKAKYSSIFNYPTLTWADIGAIGWLVDGAAIQNQVPLCRTSYGPYARAMIRVCKEESFHQRQGYEIISTLANGTPEQKEMAQDALTRWWWPSLMMFGPSDADSPNSAQSMKWKIKRKSNDEFRQEFVDKTVPQAEFIGLRVPDDDLKWNEDRSQYDFGEIDWNEFYDVIKGNGPCNKERIAARLKAKEEGMWVREAANAYAEKRRQRKAQEA; from the coding sequence ATGGACGAAAAGAAACTGGAAGAAGCGTTTCAGGCAAAGATCGACCGCGAGGAAAAGATAGAGCCGCGCGATTGGATGCCCGAAGCGTATCGGAAGACCCTCATTCGACAGATCTCACAGCACGCGCACAGCGAGGTGGTGGGTATGTTGCCCGAGGCGAACTGGATCACGCGTGCACCGTCGTTGCGACGTAAAGCAGCCTTATTGGCGAAAATTCAAGACGAGGCCGGTCACGGGCTTTATCTGTACAGTGCTGTGGAAACCTTGGGTGTAAAGCGCGAGGATACCATCGACGATCTGCATACGGGAAAGGCAAAATACTCGAGCATCTTTAACTACCCCACTTTGACCTGGGCCGATATCGGTGCCATAGGTTGGTTGGTAGATGGTGCTGCCATCCAGAATCAGGTTCCACTCTGCCGGACCTCTTACGGTCCTTATGCGCGAGCCATGATTCGGGTGTGTAAAGAAGAGAGCTTTCACCAACGTCAGGGGTACGAGATCATTTCGACCTTGGCGAATGGAACTCCCGAGCAAAAAGAAATGGCTCAAGACGCACTGACCCGCTGGTGGTGGCCATCGCTCATGATGTTTGGACCAAGCGATGCGGACTCGCCCAACTCGGCACAGAGCATGAAGTGGAAGATCAAGAGAAAAAGTAACGACGAGTTCCGTCAGGAGTTTGTAGATAAAACCGTACCGCAGGCCGAGTTTATTGGTTTGCGCGTACCTGACGACGATTTGAAGTGGAATGAGGACCGCAGTCAATACGATTTTGGTGAGATCGATTGGAACGAATTCTACGACGTGATCAAGGGAAATGGCCCTTGCAACAAGGAGCGCATTGCGGCTCGACTCAAAGCCAAGGAAGAAGGTATGTGGGTTCGTGAGGCTGCCAATGCATATGCCGAAAAGCGACGTCAGCGTAAAGCACAAGAAGCATGA
- the paaB gene encoding 1,2-phenylacetyl-CoA epoxidase subunit B, whose translation MSEKKPSDWPLWEVFIRSKSGLHHKHVGSLHAADAEMAIENARDVYTRRSEGISIWVVESKHMHASNPTEGESLFEPADDKVYRHPTFYDIPKEVGHM comes from the coding sequence ATGAGTGAGAAAAAACCGAGTGACTGGCCCCTTTGGGAAGTCTTTATCCGCAGTAAATCAGGTCTGCACCACAAACACGTAGGGTCCTTGCATGCCGCCGATGCCGAAATGGCCATCGAAAACGCCCGCGACGTTTATACGCGCCGATCTGAGGGAATCAGCATTTGGGTCGTGGAGTCGAAGCACATGCACGCTTCTAATCCGACCGAAGGCGAATCGCTCTTCGAACCGGCCGACGATAAAGTTTACCGACACCCGACCTTCTACGATATCCCGAAGGAAGTCGGACATATGTAA
- the paaC gene encoding phenylacetate-CoA oxygenase subunit PaaC, with product MEIKEALFNYALRMGDNSLILGHRLSEWCGHGPILEQDIALINMALDLIGQSRSYLTYAGELESKGRSEDDLAYMRREREFSNVLLTELPNGDFGRTIVRQFLFDVFHYLQLERLSNSADEQLGAIARKSLKEVTYHLRYSSEWMIRLGDGTDESHRRVQEPLNELWAYTGELFEMDEVDETLLGVGIAPNLAELKPLWEAKVKEILEEATLNVPESGWMHSGGRKGVHSEHLGYLLTDLQYLQRSIPNAKW from the coding sequence ATGGAGATTAAAGAAGCACTTTTTAATTACGCCCTTCGCATGGGCGACAATAGCCTCATCCTTGGACATCGCTTAAGCGAGTGGTGTGGCCACGGTCCAATTTTGGAGCAAGACATTGCTCTTATCAATATGGCGCTGGACCTCATTGGACAAAGCCGCAGTTACTTGACCTATGCGGGCGAATTGGAAAGTAAAGGCCGAAGCGAAGATGATTTGGCTTACATGCGACGCGAACGCGAGTTTAGCAATGTGTTGCTTACCGAGTTGCCAAACGGTGACTTCGGTCGAACCATTGTTCGCCAATTCTTATTCGATGTGTTCCACTACCTTCAGCTCGAGCGGTTGTCGAACAGTGCGGACGAACAGCTCGGGGCCATAGCCCGTAAGTCGTTGAAAGAAGTGACCTATCACTTGCGTTACTCGAGCGAGTGGATGATCCGCCTCGGTGACGGTACTGACGAAAGTCACCGCCGAGTGCAGGAGCCGTTGAATGAACTCTGGGCCTACACCGGTGAGTTATTCGAGATGGACGAGGTCGATGAAACACTCTTAGGCGTAGGAATTGCACCGAATTTAGCCGAGCTGAAACCACTTTGGGAAGCCAAGGTCAAGGAGATCCTTGAAGAAGCTACTTTGAACGTTCCGGAAAGTGGCTGGATGCACTCGGGCGGGCGCAAAGGCGTGCATTCCGAGCACCTCGGATACTTGTTGACCGACCTGCAGTACCTACAGCGCAGTATTCCAAACGCAAAATGGTAA
- the paaJ gene encoding phenylacetate-CoA oxygenase subunit PaaJ — MMAVTHDIWQWMEEVSDPEIPVLTVVDLGIVRRVDMDGENPVVTITPTYSGCPAMNTIEEEIKEKLAEHGYADAEVKTVLDPAWTTDWMTDSGRKKLEEYGIAPPAAGSVNKKALFGEADKVRCPQCKSTNTHMVSQFGSTACKAMYQCDDCLEPFDYFKCL; from the coding sequence ATGATGGCGGTGACCCACGACATCTGGCAGTGGATGGAAGAGGTCAGCGATCCGGAAATTCCCGTGCTGACCGTCGTTGACTTGGGCATTGTTCGCCGGGTCGATATGGATGGGGAGAATCCTGTGGTCACCATTACCCCGACTTACAGTGGATGCCCTGCGATGAACACCATCGAAGAAGAGATCAAGGAAAAACTAGCCGAGCACGGATACGCCGATGCGGAAGTTAAAACCGTGTTGGATCCCGCGTGGACGACGGACTGGATGACCGACAGCGGCCGTAAAAAGTTGGAAGAATACGGAATTGCGCCTCCTGCCGCAGGCAGCGTCAATAAAAAAGCCCTATTTGGAGAAGCGGATAAGGTGCGTTGCCCTCAGTGTAAATCGACCAATACGCATATGGTGAGTCAGTTTGGCTCAACGGCGTGCAAGGCGATGTACCAATGTGATGATTGCCTGGAGCCGTTTGACTATTTCAAATGCCTCTAG
- a CDS encoding four helix bundle protein, with translation MRNFRNYTVREDGLALYTSIFKVTRQFPKEEVYGLTSQLRRAALSVPSNIAEGSSRSSPVEFSRFIEIATGSLFELETQLIAAHQLSYLKPIDLDILQEMISSLRKQLLGLRKKLKAA, from the coding sequence ATGAGAAATTTTAGAAATTACACTGTCCGGGAAGACGGATTGGCGCTTTATACTAGCATTTTCAAAGTCACACGGCAATTTCCAAAAGAAGAGGTTTATGGTCTTACTTCGCAATTACGGCGTGCGGCACTCTCAGTTCCGTCAAATATCGCGGAGGGCAGCAGTCGTAGTAGCCCTGTAGAATTCTCGAGGTTCATCGAAATCGCAACCGGATCACTTTTTGAACTCGAAACTCAGCTTATTGCAGCTCACCAATTATCTTACCTCAAACCAATCGACTTGGATATTCTTCAAGAAATGATCTCTTCGTTGAGAAAGCAACTCTTAGGCTTACGAAAGAAGCTGAAAGCTGCGTAA